A section of the Kluyveromyces lactis strain NRRL Y-1140 chromosome F complete sequence genome encodes:
- the MCO14 gene encoding 4a-hydroxytetrahydrobiopterin dehydratase (similar to uniprot|P38744 Saccharomyces cerevisiae YHL018W Hypothetical ORF): MALKVFVQSTFDKMVLLVFCFFSIFLVNKDFLHLGILSTTHREMLEKVINATLQALNSIDMYNKIVKQVPVLLPPKLLTQELRKLPKWRLMENELVRDYKFRDFEETWSFLNKVAMRSHLWGHHPTITTTYNRVQFRLTTHDVSGISDADIMMASRIEKYIKQIDPKKGILIGDK; encoded by the coding sequence ATGGCTTTGAAGGTGTTTGTTCAAAGCACTTTTGATAAAATGGTGCTTCTTgtgttttgtttcttctcaATATTTTTAGTTAATAAAGATTTCTTACATCTTGGAATTCTATCAACTACGCATAGAGAGATGCTGGAAAAGGTAATAAATGCCACTCTTCAAGCACTGAATAGTATAGACATGTACAATAAGATAGTAAAACAGGTACCAGTGCTGTTGCCACCAAAACTTCTGACACAAGAACTCAGAAAATTGCCTAAATGGAGATTAATGGAGAATGAATTGGTTAGAGATTATAAGTTCAGAGATTTTGAAGAGACATGGAGttttttgaacaaagttGCCATGAGGTCACACTTATGGGGCCATCATCCTACAATTACTACTACCTACAACAGAGTTCAGTTCAGACTCACTACGCATGATGTATCTGGTATTTCCGATGCTGATATCATGATGGCTTCTCggattgaaaaatacatCAAACAAATCGATCCCAAGAAGGGCATCCTAATAGGGGATAAATAG
- the APM2 gene encoding Apm2p (some similarities with uniprot|P38700 Saccharomyces cerevisiae YHL019C APM2 homologous to the medium chain of mammalian clathrin-associated protein complex Similar to clathrin coat proteins) — protein sequence MSSCFLLLDETYEPLIRRALRPIHFLDDAILQLQNNLKHHKGCTKPIFEGNGWHYAVITRDNLYFAMIMQVNNSVSPISVLHYLDEIYQLCRKFMGMKLNKLNVRDNFHLIFEVIEESSDYGIIQVTNYNIIHDFIKVEVIKPDDDSENTASEKHELPPGDQDETFINSYILRTMTSAVSWRPKGIHYGKNEFFLDVIEKLEFIMDFEEGVVRNNVINGTIICRSYLSGMPQLSIGLNKLMQKNVHFMKRLKFHECVDLHTLIKEESPVIKFIPPDGEFELCNYKLNRPLLDEPVIKLQSFGLSQKPRKNQETQDKLLLKAAITTHFKAQDSAKELLIKIPIKSVIRKWNIDLEKPPLFKSDIGDVVFDITAGSIIWKINNLKGGHGNKNYGLKCMFEIWDRQIHEALEVQLRNSMDPPPLRTGPKLERIWDQYHGKTTEYDGNENQKEDVDKFALIAMSFEIPYYAVSGLKVEYFKIEEPQLNYQSFPWVRYKTVNDNEYIYQVSI from the coding sequence ATGTCATCATGTTTCCTTTTGCTCGATGAGACGTATGAACCGCTAATAAGAAGAGCACTACGACCGATCCATTTCCTTGATGATGCTATACTTCAATTACAGAATAACCTTAAACATCATAAGGGATGCACAAAACCTATATTCGAAGGCAATGGGTGGCATTACGCTGTGATAACTCGTGATAACCTATATTTCGCTATGATAATGCAAGTGAATAATAGTGTTTCTCCCATAAGTGTGTTACATTACTTAGATGAAATCTACCAGTTATGCAGGAAATTTATGGGCATGAAGCTTAACAAGCTCAATGTACGAGATAACTTCCATTTAATTTTCGAAGTTATTGAGGAATCATCCGATTATGGTATCATACAGGTTACAAACTATAATATTATACATGATTTCATAAAGGTAGAAGTTATCAAACCCGACGATGATTCCGAGAATACAGCCTCTGAAAAACATGAGCTGCCACCAGGTGACCAGGATGAAACATTCATAAACAGTTATATTCTTCGAACGATGACATCTGCTGTCTCATGGCGTCCTAAGGGTATCCATTACGGTAAGAAcgaattctttcttgatgtAATTGAGAAATTAGAATTCATTATGGATTTCGAGGAAGGTGTGGTCAGAAATAATGTAATCAACGGAACAATAATATGCCGGAGTTATTTGTCTGGTATGCCTCAATTGAGTATAGGATTGAATAAGTTGATGCAGAAGAATGTACACTTCATGAAACGTTTAAAATTCCATGAATGCGTAGACCTGCATACCTTAATCAAGGAAGAATCTCCAGTTATTAAGTTTATTCCACCGGATGGAGAATTTGAGCTTTGTAATTATAAATTGAATAGACCGCTACTTGATGAACCAGTTATAAAACTACAGTCATTCGGGCTATCCCAAAAACCTAGAAAGAACCAAGAAACCCAGGATAAGCTATTGTTGAAAGCTGCCATAACTACGCATTTCAAAGCTCAGGATAGTGCAAAGGAGCTTTTAATTAAAATTCCGATAAAGTCAGTTATTCGAAAGTGGAATATTGACCTCGAAAAGCCGCCCCTGTTTAAAAGCGATATAGGAGATGTTGTGTTCGACATAACAGCGGGTTCGataatttggaaaattaACAATTTGAAGGGTGGTCATGGAAACAAGAATTATGGGCTTAAATGCATGTTTGAAATATGGGACCGCCAGATTCATGAAGCTTTAGAGGTGCAGCTACGAAATTCCATGGACCCACCACCTTTAAGGACTGGCCCCAAACTAGAGAGAATTTGGGATCAGTACCATGGAAAAACTACGGAATATGATGGCAATGAGAaccaaaaagaagatgtaGACAAGTTCGCGTTAATTGCTATGTCGTTTGAAATCCCTTATTATGCAGTGAGCGGTTTAAAAGTTGAGTATTTCAAGATCGAAGAACCTCAATTAAACTACCAATCTTTCCCATGGGTTAGATACAAGACAGTCAATGATAACGAATATATATACCAGGTTTCCATTTAG
- the NFU1 gene encoding Nfu1p (similar to uniprot|P32860 Saccharomyces cerevisiae YKL040C), with amino-acid sequence MLGRFSFGPKFYKSVHRTVLNPVWQRSIHIKTLTTPNENALKFVSTDGGLLQEKGTQSVEIKNTDEELLKHAPFPSKVFQQCPGVEAMMIGDDFVTINKDELIHWNQVTPTVIDLLVQHLASGKPTFLPDFFDVKKSSEVGYDVDIPKFEYDEDEQEISEMIDELIQTRIRPAIMDDGGDIQYRGWNPETGTVYLKLQGACKSCSSSEDTLKHGIEAMLKHYIEEVEDVVQILDPEEKIALAEFEKLEKKLESSKR; translated from the coding sequence ATGTTAGGAAGGTTTAGTTTTGGTCCCAAGTTTTATAAGAGCGTACATCGAACGGTGTTGAATCCCGTATGGCAGAGGTCTATTCATATCAAGACACTTACAACGCCTAATGAGAATGCATTGAAATTTGTTTCCACAGATGGGGGGCTGCTACAGGAGAAAGGCACACAGAGTGTTGAGATCAAGAACACTGATGAGGAGCTTTTGAAACATGCTCCATTCCCATCTAAAGTGTTCCAGCAATGTCCTGGTGTTGAAGCAATGATGATCGGTGATGATTTCGTCACTATAAATAAAGATGAACTGATTCATTGGAACCAAGTGACTCCTACGGTGATAGATCTATTGGTACAACATTTAGCCAGTGGGAAGCCCACGTTTTTACCAGATTTCTTCGACGTGAAAAAGTCTTCCGAAGTTGGGTACGATGTGGACATTCCTAAATTTGAAtacgatgaagatgagcAAGAGATCAGCGAGATGATCGATGAATTGATTCAGACAAGGATCAGACCTGCTATTATGGACGACGGTGGTGATATCCAGTACCGTGGATGGAATCCGGAGACAGGGACAGTTTATTTGAAGTTACAAGGTGCATGTAAGTCATGTTCGTCCAGTGAGGATACCTTGAAGCATGGTATTGAAGCTATGTTAAAGCATTACATCGAAGAAGTAGAGGACGTGGTTCAGATCTTGGATCCTGAGGAGAAGATTGCACTTGCGGAGTTCGAAAAACTTGAGAAGAAGCTGGAGAGCAGTAAGAGATGA